From the Rhizomicrobium palustre genome, the window ACAATTGGCAGCCGAAGCACTGGAAAAGCTGAAAGGCCGCGTGCGCCTGTTCGATGATGAGAACATTGGGTATGCCGCGCGGGTGGCGCCGGTGCGCAAGGATGCGGACGGCGATTACGATCATCTGGCGCGGGTCAAGGAATGGTCGTCCAGCGGATGGGGCGAGGAATGAAGGCCGCTGAGCCCAACCTCTCCGCCTGGGTGGCCGCCAATGCCGGCGCGGGCAAGACCTATACCCTCGCGGCGCGCGTGACCCGGCTGCTGCTCGCAGGCGCGGCGCCGGAACGCATTCTGTGCCTCACCTATACCAAGGCGGCGGCGGCGGAGATGTTCGATCGGCTCTTCAAGCAGCTCGGCGAATGGTCGATGCTGTCGGATAGCGCGCTTGCCGAACGCATCGAGAAGATCGGTGCCGATCCGGGCAGCAAAGAAGATTTGCGTGCGGCGCGGCGGCTTTTCGCCAAAGCCTTGGAGACACCGGGCGGGCTGAAAATCCAGACCATCCATTCCTTCTGCCAATATGTGCTGTCGCGCTTTCCTTTGGAGGCCGGTGTACCCGCCTCCTTCAAGGTACTGGATGACCGCTCGGCGAGTGAATTGCTGGCGACGGCGCGGGCGCGGGTGTTCGAACGCGCGGCGCGTGATGCCGAGCTCAATGAGGCAGTCGTCTATTTGGCGACGCGGCTGTCGGATGCCAAGCTGCAGCAGATTTTGGACAGCGCGCTGACCGGTGACCGCGGCAAGCTCGATGCGTTTTTCGAGAAAGTGGGCAGCGAAAATTGGACGGCGCTGGTCCGCAAGGCCCATGGCGCAAGCGAGGACGACACGCCGGAAAGCCTTGCCAAGGAGTTCTGTGCCGGGCTGAAACGCGAAGAAGACAAGCTGAAAGCCGCCATCGCCTGGCTTTCAAGCGGCAGCAAGACCGATGGCGAACGCGGCGCGGCGCTGGCGGCCGCGAAAGAGCTGCTTGGCGAGATGGAGCAGTTCGATGGCATCTGCGCTGTGGTGCTGACCAAAGACGGCACGCTAAGGAAAGCTCTCGCCACCAAGAAGCTGATCGAAGCGCGGCCTGACCTTGCCGCCTGGCTGGGCACGCTGGGCGAAACCGTGCTCTCGACGCTGGAACGCCTCAACGCGGCCAAAGCTGCGATGCTGGCCGATGCGGCGCTGAAGATCATTTTCGAGGTGCGCGATGTCTATGCCGCCGAAAAGCGGGCGCGCAATTTCCTCGATTACGACGACCTCATCGTGCGCACCCATCGCCTGCTCAATCAGCATGGCGCGGCCTGGGTGCTTTATAAGCTCGACGAAGGTATCGACCATATCCTGATCGATGAGGCGCAGGATACTTCGGGCCTGCAATGGGACATCATCCAGAAGCTGACGGAAGAATTCTTCGCGGGTGAAGGCGTGGCGCGCGCACCGCGCACCCTTTTCGCTGTAGGCGACGAGAAGCAATCCATTTTCTCGTTTCAGGGCGCAGACCCCAGGCAGTTCGAGCGGCGGCGGGCGTTTTTTGCCAAGCGGGCGGAAGAAGGCCAGCGCGAATTCCTCTATCAGCCTTTGCAAGATTCCTGGCGCTCGGCACCGCAGATCTTGTCTTTCGTGGACCAGACCTTTGCCAGCGCGGAAGCGCGCGACGGGCTCACCTCTTCCGATACGCCGATCAAGCATAATCCGCTGAAGGATTTGAAAGGCTGCGTCGAGTTCTGGCCGCCGATTTCCGCAAGCGATGGCGCCGATCTCGATCCTTGGGATTTGCGCCCCGTGGATATGCAGCAAGAGTCGAGCCCGGTGGTGCAGCTTGCCGAGCAGATCGCAGGGCGCATAAGGCAGTGGCTGGACGATGGCGCGGCCCTGCCCGGCCATGACAAACCCATCTCGCCCGGCGATATCATGATCCTGTTGCCCAGGCGCGAGCCATTCGGCAGCGAGATCATCAAGCGGCTGAAAGAACATGGCGTACCGGTGGCGGGCGCCGACCGCATCGTGCTCACCGAACAGATCGCGGTGATGGATTTGATCGCCTATGGCCGCTTCGCGCTGTTGCCGGAAGACGATTTGAATTTGGCCGCGCTGTTGCGCTCGCCGCTGATCGGGATTTCCGAAAGCGAATTGTTTGAGCTAGCGCATGGGCGCAAAGGCACGTTGTGGGAGGCGCTTTCCGCCCGCAAAACCGATTTCCCGGAAGCCTATCAGCTTTTGTCGGACGCCCGCGCACGCGCCGATTATGCCCCGCCTTATGAATATTATGCCCATGCGCTGCTCGATGGCCGCCGCAAGCTTTTGAACCGGCTGGGGGTGGAAGCGCGCGACGCCATCGATGAATTCCTTTCGCTGGCGCTGCAATATGAAATGGCGGCAACGCCGAGCCTGGAAGGCTTCCTGCATTGGATGGAAACCGGCACCGAAGCGGTCAAGCGCGATATGGAGCGCGGGCGCGACGAGGTGCGGGTGATGACGGTGCATGGCGCCAAGGGGCTGGAAGCCGATATCGTCATCCTGCCCGACACCACCCGCCTGCCGACGGATTCGCCGGATCGCGGCAATCTTCTCTACACGGATGACGGCGTGCTCTTCCCGGTGCCCAAGGATGTGGCGCCCGCCCCGGTGCTCGCCGCCAAGGATGCGATCGTAGAGGCCGCGCTTAAAGAATACCGCCGCCTTCTGTATGTGGCGCTGACCCGCGCCCGCGAGCGGCTGATCGTCTGCGGTTTCGAGAACAAGAAAGGCACCAAGCCTGGCTCCTGGCATGATCTTGCTGGCCGCGCGGCAGAAGCCCTGGGCGTCGCCCGCGAAGACGGCGTGAAGATTTTTGGCGAATCCGCGCTGGTAAGCCTCGGCAAACAGGCCAAGGCCGCGCCCGATATCGTCACCCTGCCCGATTGGGCGCGCACATCCGCGAACGCCGAGCAGCCCGCGCCCTGGCTGATCCGCCCCTCGCAAGCCGCAGGCATGGACGAACCCGCCAGCCCCTCGCCGCTCGGGGCAGTATCCGGGGTGAAGCGCGGGCAACTGGTGCATACGCTTCTGGCGCGGCTGCCCGACATGCCGGAAGAACTGCGGCGGCAGGTAGCGCTGCAATTTCTCAGCGCGCGCGGTGTGGAAAATCCGGAACCCCTGGTGGCGCAAGTCCTAGCTGTGCTTGATAACCATATTTTTGGAATGGCTTTTGCGCCGGGCAGCCGGGCGGAAGTCTCGCTCGTCGCCGATTTGCCCGAGATTGGCCCCACAGCGCGGGTGCATGGCCGAGTCGACCGGCTGGCGGTCACCGGCGACGAAGTGCTCATCGTTGATTTCAAAACCGGTCGCCCGCTTGCCCAGGAACAAGACGTGCCGCGGCTTTATGCAACCCAGATGGCCCTCTATCGGGCCGCTGCAATGCGGATTTTCCCTGGAAAACGCATTTCCTGCTCGCTGGTCTGGACCGAGGGGCCGCTGCTTTTGCCACTCTCGCCCGGCTTCCTGGACGAAGAAACCGCCCGCATCCGTTCGCGCCTTGACCAAGAGGGGGGCGCTACCTAGATATAGCGGGCTGCTTCCGAGGATTTGCTATGTCTTCTCCTATCAAGGTGACCGACACCTCTTTTCAGACCGATGTCCTGAACGCCAATAAGCCGGTTCTGGTGGATTTCTGGGCGGAATGGTGCGGGCCTTGCCGGATGATCGCCCCTGCCCTGGACGAGCTGAGCGCCGAGCTGGGCGAAAAGATCACCGTCGCCAAGATCAACATCGATGAGAACCCCAACACGCCCCAGAAATATGGCGTGCGCGGCATCCCCACTATGATGATCTTCTCCCAGGGCCAGGTGGCCGCCACCAAAGTTGGCGCCCTGCCCAAGTCCAAGATCAAGGAATGGATCGAAGGCTCGATCTAGTTTTCCTTTCGAGATTATAGCGCAAGCGCCTCCTTCGTGGGGCGCTTTCGTGTTTTGGAGGGAATCCCGCTAAGCTTGGTGGCATGAGCCTTCCTCTTGTCCCCGGCCGGGAATGCGGGCCGTGCAATGTCTGTTGCACGCAGCCAGCCATCATCGACCCCGAGCTGAAAAAAGCGCCGGGCGTGTTGTGCAGCCATTGGGCGGCGGGCACCGGCTGCACCATTTACGAGGCCCGCTCGAAATCCTGCCGCGGTCACTTCTGCGCCTGGCGGCAGCTTCCCCAATTCGATGAGAGCTGGCGGCCCGACCATTCAAACATCTATGTCGAGATGAAGAGCGATCCGCCTGAGCACTATCGCCACGTCCTGCCGGATGCCGATTTCGGCTTCAAATTCACGCTTCTGGGCGATGTCGCGCCGGAGCGGATGAGCCAATTGATAGTAACTAGCGCCGCACTGATCCAAAACGACGTGCCGGTGATCCTGGCGCTGGCCGCCCCGCCCGGCCATCTCGGCTGCCATATCCTGCTTAATCCGGCACTGAAACCCCACGCGGAGCCTTGCGGAAAAGCTTTCACCGATGGCTTTACCAAGGCCATCATGGCGCTGTTCCAAATGCCGCCGGAAAAAATGGAGATGGACTAGCCCCTTTGTAGCGAGACCCAAGCTTCCGTCATGGTGCATGCCGCAAAGCGCTATGGGTCTAAACTAGTGCGGGAGTGCTAGAAAAAGCCTTTGATCAATACCTCAAGGAGCCTTCGCATGATCCGTTTCGCTGCGCTTGCTGCCACTGCCGTTCTGTTTACCAGCCCGGGCCTTGCCGCGACCGAGCTGAACCTGCCACCTTTTTCGGGCATCAATGTGCATGGCGGGGGCGAGGTGAAGCTGGTTTATGGGCCGCAGCAGCGCGTCACCGTGATCAAATCCGATCCCAAAACGGCGGAGATTACGGTCGTTGGCAACACGCTCAACCTGTCGCCCTGTACTGGCATGTGCTGGGGCCGCCATGATCTGGTGGTGGAAGTCACGACGCCACGTCTCGAAACGCTGAGCGTGCATGGCGGTGGCACGCTGACCACGCAGGGTGAATTCCCCAAGCAGCAACGCCTTCGCATTGACGTTCATGGCGGCGGCGAAGCCGATTTGCGCGGTATGCCGGTGGACGATATCTCTGCCGATGTGCATGGCGGTGGCGAATTACACGTCAAACCCATTCATGCGCTGAATGCCGAAGTGCATGGCGGTGGCGAAGTCACCTATGTCGGCCATCCCGCCATCCTCAATTCCCGCACCCATGGTGGCGGTTCCGTTAGCGGCGAATGAGGAGAATAGCCATGACACGCATCGCATCTTTGCTCGCTTCAGCCGCGCTTCTGACAGGCGCGAGCTTTGCCGGAACCGACCTCACCCTGCCCGCTTTCTCCGCCCTCAATATGCATGCGGGCGCACATGCCAAAGTGCATTACGGACCGCAGCAGAAAGTCACCGTGATCCGCGGCGATATGAAAGTGGCGCGCGTGGAAGTACGCGGCAATGTGCTGGACGCTTCAGCCTGCACGGGCTTCTGCCTTGGCCCCCATGAATTGGAGCTGGATATTGTCACGCCGCATCTCGATGCCATCACCGCCCATAGCGGCGGCGGGGTATCTGTGGATGGCGCCTATCCCAAGCAGAACCGGCTTGATGTCACGGCCCATAGCGGCGGCTCGGTGGAAGCGACTGCCATCGCCGCAGATTCGGTGGACGTGACCGCGCATTCCGGCGGCTCGGCGCATGTCAAAGCCCTGACGCAGCTAAAAGCACATGCCCATAGCGGCGGCTCCG encodes:
- a CDS encoding GIN domain-containing protein; this translates as MIRFAALAATAVLFTSPGLAATELNLPPFSGINVHGGGEVKLVYGPQQRVTVIKSDPKTAEITVVGNTLNLSPCTGMCWGRHDLVVEVTTPRLETLSVHGGGTLTTQGEFPKQQRLRIDVHGGGEADLRGMPVDDISADVHGGGELHVKPIHALNAEVHGGGEVTYVGHPAILNSRTHGGGSVSGE
- the trxA gene encoding thioredoxin TrxA, whose amino-acid sequence is MSSPIKVTDTSFQTDVLNANKPVLVDFWAEWCGPCRMIAPALDELSAELGEKITVAKINIDENPNTPQKYGVRGIPTMMIFSQGQVAATKVGALPKSKIKEWIEGSI
- a CDS encoding GIN domain-containing protein, translating into MTRIASLLASAALLTGASFAGTDLTLPAFSALNMHAGAHAKVHYGPQQKVTVIRGDMKVARVEVRGNVLDASACTGFCLGPHELELDIVTPHLDAITAHSGGGVSVDGAYPKQNRLDVTAHSGGSVEATAIAADSVDVTAHSGGSAHVKALTQLKAHAHSGGSVRYEGHPAQIENNTNSGGSVSGN
- the addA gene encoding double-strand break repair helicase AddA; the protein is MKAAEPNLSAWVAANAGAGKTYTLAARVTRLLLAGAAPERILCLTYTKAAAAEMFDRLFKQLGEWSMLSDSALAERIEKIGADPGSKEDLRAARRLFAKALETPGGLKIQTIHSFCQYVLSRFPLEAGVPASFKVLDDRSASELLATARARVFERAARDAELNEAVVYLATRLSDAKLQQILDSALTGDRGKLDAFFEKVGSENWTALVRKAHGASEDDTPESLAKEFCAGLKREEDKLKAAIAWLSSGSKTDGERGAALAAAKELLGEMEQFDGICAVVLTKDGTLRKALATKKLIEARPDLAAWLGTLGETVLSTLERLNAAKAAMLADAALKIIFEVRDVYAAEKRARNFLDYDDLIVRTHRLLNQHGAAWVLYKLDEGIDHILIDEAQDTSGLQWDIIQKLTEEFFAGEGVARAPRTLFAVGDEKQSIFSFQGADPRQFERRRAFFAKRAEEGQREFLYQPLQDSWRSAPQILSFVDQTFASAEARDGLTSSDTPIKHNPLKDLKGCVEFWPPISASDGADLDPWDLRPVDMQQESSPVVQLAEQIAGRIRQWLDDGAALPGHDKPISPGDIMILLPRREPFGSEIIKRLKEHGVPVAGADRIVLTEQIAVMDLIAYGRFALLPEDDLNLAALLRSPLIGISESELFELAHGRKGTLWEALSARKTDFPEAYQLLSDARARADYAPPYEYYAHALLDGRRKLLNRLGVEARDAIDEFLSLALQYEMAATPSLEGFLHWMETGTEAVKRDMERGRDEVRVMTVHGAKGLEADIVILPDTTRLPTDSPDRGNLLYTDDGVLFPVPKDVAPAPVLAAKDAIVEAALKEYRRLLYVALTRARERLIVCGFENKKGTKPGSWHDLAGRAAEALGVAREDGVKIFGESALVSLGKQAKAAPDIVTLPDWARTSANAEQPAPWLIRPSQAAGMDEPASPSPLGAVSGVKRGQLVHTLLARLPDMPEELRRQVALQFLSARGVENPEPLVAQVLAVLDNHIFGMAFAPGSRAEVSLVADLPEIGPTARVHGRVDRLAVTGDEVLIVDFKTGRPLAQEQDVPRLYATQMALYRAAAMRIFPGKRISCSLVWTEGPLLLPLSPGFLDEETARIRSRLDQEGGAT